The Christiangramia flava JLT2011 region GTTATCACTCTGATTGGCTTAGCATGATGTATTCTAGATTGAAATTAGCTAGAAACCTTCTTACTCAGGATGGAGCTGTATTTGTTTCAATTGATGAAAACGAAAATCACAATCTTCGTAAAATCTGTGATGAAATTTTTGGAGAAAGAAATTTTGTGGCTGAATTAATTTGGCAAAAGAAAACAGGTTCTTCTGATGCTAAGAATATCGCTACCATAACGGAATATGTAATTATTTACTCAAAAGAAATTACTTCTCTTGCCTTCAACCAAGATGAAGATGCCCATGATAATGCTCGTTACAAATATAAAGATGAGTACTACGAGGAAAGAGGGCCTTTTTACTATGACAATCTTGATAGAGGAACGCTTGGTTATCATGAATCTCTTGACTATGGCATACCTACTCCAAACGGTGGGTTAGCATTTCCAAATGGAAGAACTAAGAAATTAAATGATGGTTGGAGATGGAAATGGGGTAAAAAGAAATTGGAGTGGGGATTAAACAATGGCTTTATTGAGGTTCAAGAATCCTCTTCAAAAGACTGTGGTTGGGGAGTTTATTATAAAATCTATTTGAATGTGGATAATGAAGGAAACCCAAAGAAAAGAAGTTCCCCATACAAAAATATCATTCAGGGAATTCTAAATACTCATGCTTCTAATGAAGCAAAGGACCTATTTAATAGAACAGGAATATTCTCTAATCCAAAACCCACGAATTTGATATATAATCTTCTAAAAATCGGTTCAAACGAGAACGACATACTACTTGATTTCTTTTCAGGATCTGCATCTTCTGCACAAGCAGTTTTAAAAGCAAATTCAGAGGACAATTTCCGGAGAAAATATATTCAGGTTCAAATTCCTGAACCAACTGATGATAAAAGTGACGCATTTAAAGAAGGTTATAATAGTATCTGCGAAATAGGCAAAGAGCGTATTCGTAGAGCAGCCAAAAAAATTAAAGAGGAAACAAAAGCAGATATTGACTATGGATTTAGAGTCTACCGCCTGGATGAAAGCAATATGCAGGATGTCTACTATAAACCTCAAGAATATGACCAGGGACAATTGGATGCTTTTGCAGATAATGTAAAACCAGACAGAACTTCAGATGATCTTCTTGCCCAGGTAATGATCGACTGGGGACTACCACTTTCTTTAAAGATCGAACGTATAGATATTAAAGGGAAAGAAGTATTCAAGGTGGCCGAAAACTCACTTTATGCCTGCTTTGATAAAGGTATCGATGAAGAGTTTGCTAAGGAAATAGCTAATGATTCACCACTTAGAATAGTTTTTAAGGATAGTGGATTTAAAAATGATACGGCCAAAACCAATGTAAAGCAACTGCTTAAACAGTTGAGTCCAGAAACTGAAATGAAAGTGATTTAAGATGAAGTTACAATTTAAAGAACAGGATTTTCAGGTTCAGGCAGTTGAAGCAGTAGTAGAATGCTTTCAGGGTCAGCCTTTAAAAACAAATCGCTTTACTTTAGAAAGAAGTAAGGATATTCTAAAAAAGGCAAAATTAGCAGCAGCTGGAGGCACCCAAACTTCAGTATTTGAAGGAGAAGTTCTGGAAGATATCGGGTACCGAAATAGTCATGTGGCTATTTCAGAAAATCAGGTTCTAAAGAACATTCAAAAGGTTCAGAAAGAAAATGATCTTCACGAAAGCCAGAAGATTGAGCGACCTAAAGGAGTAAAACTTGGCTACAACCTAACCATTGAGATGGAGACAGGTACTGGTAAGACCTACACTTACATTCGTACCATGTATGAACTTCACAAAAAGTATGGTTGGAGTAAATTTATAGTGATCGTTCCTAGTATAGCTATCCGTGAAGGAGTCTACAAATCATTCGAGGTAACTCAGGAACATTTTCAGGAGCTTTATGGTCATAAGATCAACCCTTTTATATATAATTCCAGTCAACCCCAGGACATAGAGAATTTTGCTTCAGATAGCAGGATTAGTGTTATGATCATTAATACTCAGGCCTTTAATGCCAGAGGAAAAGATGCCAGGAGGATTTACCAGGAGTTGGATCAATTTGGTACCAGAAAGCCTATTGAGATCATATCTCAGACGAATCCTATCCTTATAATAGATGAACCCCAATCTGTAGATGGTAAGAAAACGCTGGAAAGTATGCAGGATTTTAATCCTTTGTTTACTATCCGTTATTCTGCTACTCATAAAGTAGAATATAATAAGATCTATCGCTTAGATGCTTTGGATGCTTATAACCGACGTTTGGTAAAGAAAATTCAGGTTAAGGGGATTAATTTAAAAGGCTCTACAGGAACTTCAGGGTATCTGTACCTGGAACAGATTAGCTTAAGTACCTCTAAACCACCTTATGCTGTAATTGAATTTGAGAAGAGAACTACTTCTGGCTCTATTAAAAAAGAAAGAAGAAAGGTTGAAGAAGGTTTCAATTTATATGAGCATTCCGGTAATATGCCAGCCTATAAAAACCAGACCATCACAGAGATCAATGGTTATCTCAATAAGATAGTAGTTGGAGGCAAGGATATTTACCCAGGAGACATTCTGAATGATAAGGATGAAAATGCCTTTAGGAGAGTACAGATTCGGGAATGTATCATGTCCCATTTACAGAAGGAAAAGCAACTGTATCAAAAAGGAATTAAGGTATTATCCCTGTTCTTTATAGATACGGTAGAAAAATATAGGGTGTATGATGAAGATGGCGAACAGGCTCTAGGAGAATACGCCAGGATTTTTGAAGAAGAATATAATAAGGTACGGAGTGAGTTTCTCGACCTTTTCCAACAGGATTATAACGATTATTTAAGGGATACCGATCCTTCTAAAATTCATAAAGGCTATATGTCAACCAAGTATGAAGAATACCTTCAGCGTGATGATGCAGATGAAGTTCACCAGGGATATTTCTCTATTGA contains the following coding sequences:
- a CDS encoding site-specific DNA-methyltransferase, with amino-acid sequence MSLEKLDLASPDLVNENIEKIAALFPNCVTESSKGKAIDFDLLKQELSDSVVEGNKERYRLEWPGKREAIVTANLPTTKTLRPVREDSVDFDNTENLYIEGDNLEVLKLLQESYLNKIKMIYIDPPYNTGKDFIYKDNFSKDEEKELLESGQTDEYKNRLITNPDTAGRYHSDWLSMMYSRLKLARNLLTQDGAVFVSIDENENHNLRKICDEIFGERNFVAELIWQKKTGSSDAKNIATITEYVIIYSKEITSLAFNQDEDAHDNARYKYKDEYYEERGPFYYDNLDRGTLGYHESLDYGIPTPNGGLAFPNGRTKKLNDGWRWKWGKKKLEWGLNNGFIEVQESSSKDCGWGVYYKIYLNVDNEGNPKKRSSPYKNIIQGILNTHASNEAKDLFNRTGIFSNPKPTNLIYNLLKIGSNENDILLDFFSGSASSAQAVLKANSEDNFRRKYIQVQIPEPTDDKSDAFKEGYNSICEIGKERIRRAAKKIKEETKADIDYGFRVYRLDESNMQDVYYKPQEYDQGQLDAFADNVKPDRTSDDLLAQVMIDWGLPLSLKIERIDIKGKEVFKVAENSLYACFDKGIDEEFAKEIANDSPLRIVFKDSGFKNDTAKTNVKQLLKQLSPETEMKVI